In a single window of the Bacillus clarus genome:
- the zapA gene encoding cell division protein ZapA — protein MSQQKGKKSRINVEIYGQQYSVVGDESTSHIRMVAAIVDDKMRELNAKNPSLDTSRLAVLTAVNVIHDYIKLKEEHEKLKESMTKKGME, from the coding sequence TTGTCACAACAAAAGGGAAAGAAAAGTCGAATTAATGTAGAAATCTATGGTCAACAATATTCAGTTGTTGGCGATGAAAGTACAAGTCATATCCGCATGGTAGCAGCGATTGTGGATGATAAAATGCGCGAACTCAATGCCAAGAATCCTTCGCTTGATACGAGTAGACTAGCGGTATTGACGGCGGTAAACGTCATACACGATTACATAAAATTAAAAGAAGAACATGAGAAATTGAAAGAAAGTATGACAAAAAAAGGAATGGAATAA